From the genome of Onthophagus taurus isolate NC chromosome 5, IU_Otau_3.0, whole genome shotgun sequence, one region includes:
- the LOC111423427 gene encoding uncharacterized protein yields MFPSTLLLTVLFLPTSYSWSWFPFYQQTYVLKDLTYLRSCVIYTSAGYQINDCFVSEDDLCRNKIQSNPLYPLIVQPNELKPEIESTTINQETSTFDFKETTTNKEVTTTNKDVTTTNKEETTTNKEIITTNNVLETTTSQITTFESTTNLITTTNFEVISSTGSEPTTTEILTTTLKDIESKPPPS; encoded by the exons ATGTTTCCTTCAACACTTCTTTTAACGGTCCTTTTTTTACCAACATCTTATTCTTGGTCTTGGTTCCCATTTTACCAGCAAACATACGTTTTAAAAGACCTAACATATCTTCGTTCTTGCGTTATTTACACATCCGCCGGTTATCAAATTAACGATTGTTTCGTATCGG AAGATGACTTGTGCCGTAATAAGATTCAAAGTAACCCTTTATATCCTTTAATTGTACAACCGAATGAATTAAAACCCGAAATTGAATCAACTACGATTAATCAAGAAACAAGtacttttgattttaaagaaacaacaacaaataaaGAAGTAACTACTACAAATAAAGATGTAACGACAACGAATAAAgaagaaacaacaacaaataaagaaataataacaacaaataatGTATTAGAGACAACAACTTCTCAAATAACAACATTTGAGTCTAcaacgaatttaataacaacaacGAATTTTGAAGTCATCTCATCAACAGGGTCGGAACCAACAACGACCGAAATCTTAACGACAACTTTAAAAGATATTGAATCAAAACCTCCACCTAGTTAA
- the LOC111423425 gene encoding toll-like receptor 2 type-2 translates to MLIITLFFPLFFQLGNTCGSTDDSAIKQKIFFRGQCKCKEYVDVYATCYYFLCDTFPKFFSTSLKCFKITDSGIKELLSGDFDNLLHITELDIENNMKLASIQIGTLKDLNKLEILSISYNPSLMSLDQDVFEGLNNLVTLRLIHNGFNEIKDASMALKASFMPKLTTIILSELDCRRVEKDDFANLNGSGVRNIFFDNSQIDYIHPEAFIYLNNLKNLSVSVTLVEETNMIDVLKKISEHNIPLMSLNLKGWGFKMRVPNKLFNVIANTTITELNLNRNQFHKIDENTFPEMPNIESLKLEECVITDIKENAFIYFKNLKELYLKRNKMITVPRGVLIPRLEVLDISGNTIPGSSYFTIDDYTTKLDNMTSLKILDLSCNNIKRIYNLNLYGPRNLKKLNLFDANIMIISDNSFSELTNLEYLNLGKNYFPKRSWVKEIFTGLINLKYLSLESCKIEYFLSNDIFGELISLETLNLRNNFFTEITPDFMFSLRTLKVLDLSENRLKPWHNRLFNNNKTSMENLTISRNPFTYLTEAMLEDFFNFKFVDVSNNPFFCECDQLIDPFTSLPLSKINRVLNLLNQTSTFCLLPESAENTTIVEYYQNNYKSCQKEKEIKITNYLVPSLICGILFLLTLILCYIYRWHIRYWIFLTKLSITQRTQFNKKRDDTIHSNYLYDAFVSYSTEDRNFVITLVSMLENYEPFLKLCVYERDFELGTIISESVLECLSRSRKTLLIISNSYIKSQWCTWEAQVAENHRLFFENERGECVNDSLIMIKLGNISSSNISPMLKYLMKTRIYLQWDSTENKQTQFWEKLRNALGPGLNCENTT, encoded by the coding sequence ATGTTAATCATAACATTGTTCTTCCCATTGTTCTTTCAATTGGGGAATACGTGCGGTTCAACAGACGATAGTGCAATAAAgcaaaagatattttttcgTGGGCAGTGTAAATGCAAAGAGTACGTAGATGTGTACGCGACTTGTTATTATTTCCTTTGCGATACTTTCCCCAAGTTCTTCTCGACATCACTTAAATGCTTCAAAATAACCGATTCAGGAATTAAAGAGCTTTTATCCGGCGATTTCGATAATTTGTTGCACATAACCGAGTTGGACATCGAAAATAACATGAAGTTAGCATCAATTCAAATTGGAACTTTAaaggatttaaataaattggagaTTTTATCGATTTCTTATAATCCCTCGTTGATGAGTTTGGATCAAGACGTTTTTGAAGGATTAAACAACTTAGTGACGTTGCGATTAATTCATAACGGCTTCAACGAAATCAAAGATGCTTCGATGGCGCTTAAAGCTTCCTTCATGCCGAAATTAACAACGATTATTTTATCGGAATTGGATTGTCGAAGAGTCGAAAAGGATGATTTTGCGAATTTAAATGGAAGTGGAgtgagaaatatttttttcgataacTCCCAAATCGATTATATTCATCCCGAggcgtttatttatttaaataatttgaagaatttaagCGTTAGCGTAACTTTGGTGGAGGAAACAAACATgattgatgttttaaaaaaaatttctgagCACAACATTCCTTTGATGTCGCTCAATTTAAAGGGGTGGGGGTTTAAAATGAGAGTTCCCAATAAACTCTTCAACGTGATTGCAAATACGACGATAACGgaactaaatttaaatcgaAACCAATTCCATAAAATCGATGAAAACACTTTTCCCGAGATGCCTAATATCGAAAGTTTAAAGTTAGAGGAATGCGTGATTACcgatattaaagaaaacgcgtttatttatttcaaaaatttgaaggAGTTGTATTTGAAAAGGAATAAAATGATTACGGTGCCACGAGGTGTTTTAATACCGAGGTTGGAGGTGCTTGATATCTCGGGAAATACAATCCCAGGGAGTTCTTATTTTACGATTGATGATTACACAACTAAATTAGATAACATGACTTCGTTAAAAATCCTCGATTTGAGTTGTAACAACATTAAAAGGatttataacctcaatttatatGGGCCgagaaacttgaaaaaattaaacctcTTCGATGCGAACATCATGATTATATCCGACAATTCTTTTAGCGAACTAACAAATTTGGAGTATTTGAATTTgggtaaaaattatttcccaaaAAGATCTTGGGTTAAAGAAATTTTCACCGGGTTAATTAACCTAAAATATTTGTCGTTGGAAAGTTGCAAGATTGAATATTTTCTTAGTAACGACATCTTTGGGGAATTAATCTCATTAGAGACTTTAAATCTacgaaataatttcttcaCCGAGATAACCCCCGATTTCATGTTTTCTTTGAGAACGTTAAAAGTGTTGGATTTGAGCGAGAACCGATTAAAACCTTGGcataatcgattatttaataataataaaacctcAATGgagaatttaacaatttcaagGAACCCCTTTACATATCTCACCGAAGCCATGCTTGaagacttttttaattttaaattcgtcGATGTCTCAAATAACCCATTTTTTTGCGAATGCGACCAATTAATCGATCCATTCACTTCGTTACCCCTCTCGAAAATTAATCGcgttttaaatcttttaaaccaaacgagtactttttgtttattaccCGAATCGGCTGAAAACACAACGATCGTTGAATATtaccaaaataattataaatcgtgtcaaaaagaaaaagaaattaaaatcacaAATTATTTAGTACCCTCATTAATTTGCGGAATCCTCTTTTTACTAACTCTAATTCTTTGTTACATTTACCGATGGCACATCCGTTATTGgatctttttaacaaaactatcCATCACACAAAGAACccaatttaacaaaaaacgaGACGACACCATccattcaaattatttatacgACGCTTTCGTTTCGTACAGCACCGAAGACCGAAATTTCGTTATAACATTAGTTAGTATGTTGGAGAATTACGaaccttttcttaaattatgCGTCTATGAGAGAGATTTCGAACTCGGAACCATCATATCCGAATCGGTTTTGGAGTGCCTTTCGAGAAGCAGAAAAACCTTATTAATCATCAGCAATTCTTACATTAAATCGCAATGGTGTACTTGGGAAGCTCAGGTTGCTGAAAATCATcggttattttttgagaacGAACGCGGAGAATGTGTTAATGATTCCTTGATTATGATTAAATTAGGAAATATTTCAAGTAGTAACATAAGCCCGATGTTGAAGTATCTTATGAAAACTAGGATTTATTTGCAATGGGATTCCAcggaaaataaacaaacacaATTTTGGGAGAAATTGAGAAATGCTTTAGGACCGGGATTAAATTGCGAAAATACAACTTAA